In the Pectinatus sottacetonis genome, CTTATATCGAAATAATTGGGGAATTCTTATTGCAGAAAATTCTCCCTTAAGCCCGCCAAAAAACATTTTAGTACCTAAAGCCCTGTCCAGCATGGGCATTACTCTAGTAAAAAGGTCAGGGTCTATGTTCAAATCACATATACAGATCCTATCCACTGGTATTTTACGCAAAAATTTTCGCCAGTTCAACGCTTCACTTTTATTATCATTGAATCCTGGAAAATATAACATATTAAGAGTAATAACCACACCCTTTTCTCTAGCATAAATAAGCGACTTCACTACATCAGCCAGTTCATAATTACAGTTAAAATATGTTTGATAATTTTCCGGTACAGCACTTATTATATCTACCGTCATACTATCCAATCCTGCATCAGCCAATTTAGCAATTCCTGTCGTACACCCCGCATTGGTCCTTATATTTATATGTCCAGCAGTTTTCTCCCTAATCTTGCCTATTGCTGCTGCTAATTTTTCAGCCATAAGGGCCGGATCAGTATTTCCCCCGCAGCCAAAATTCAATATTCCATCTTTGACATGTTCAAAATAATATATCCCTATTTGCGTTATTTCCTCAGTTGTAGGAATAAAATTTAAAGGCTTTTGAATTTCCTCCGATATCAAATCACAGCCAAGACAAGCTGTATTATTATAAGCATCTGACATTGGTATCGTTACTACTTTGCGATGATAAAACAAATCTGTTGCCTGCTCTTGCTGTTTCAATGCACAATCCGCCAACCAGCAAACAAGCCTATTATCAGGTAAAGCATTTTTTACCTTTTTTACGGAAACATTTAATGCTTCTATATCATAACTATTTCTGACCGTTTTCTTCTTTTCATCCGTATACAATGCAGCTGCATATATTTGTTCCTTATATAGGCCTACAGCAGTATATGCATATGAAGGCAATTGAACTGCTGTTTCTTCTTTATAAAAAGA is a window encoding:
- a CDS encoding radical SAM protein encodes the protein MDTVKITALYADENGGIFDAPGVAAMGRSGKENIVLKKRDLILLPDDAVFMYLPGRMTLGQRNGEIIPISGQAVAAVLPKEYIRGYLPSFYKEETAVQLPSYAYTAVGLYKEQIYAAALYTDEKKKTVRNSYDIEALNVSVKKVKNALPDNRLVCWLADCALKQQEQATDLFYHRKVVTIPMSDAYNNTACLGCDLISEEIQKPLNFIPTTEEITQIGIYYFEHVKDGILNFGCGGNTDPALMAEKLAAAIGKIREKTAGHINIRTNAGCTTGIAKLADAGLDSMTVDIISAVPENYQTYFNCNYELADVVKSLIYAREKGVVITLNMLYFPGFNDNKSEALNWRKFLRKIPVDRICICDLNIDPDLFTRVMPMLDRALGTKMFFGGLKGEFSAIRIPQLFRYKNN